A region of Streptomyces halobius DNA encodes the following proteins:
- a CDS encoding APC family permease encodes MSMVSRPAHRPEEPPDPATHAVAAEPVAPEASGTTPDTATASATGTAPDTATAHGTAPEADARHRLTALQGLAALSLDTMASVAYGPEAIVLVLAAAGARGLGFTLPITLAIVALLAVLVASYRQVIAAFPDGGGSYTVAKTRLGRRTALVAAASLILDYVLNVAVSVTAGVAALTSALPSLYGDRRWICLAVLVLVTAVNLRGIADSAKAFILPTAVFVGAVLTVIVVGLFRDAPASTVTADGHASVLSHNATAVGALLLLKAFASGCSALTGVEAVANAVPAFRAPAAKRAQRTEVALGALLGIMLVGLAVLIGRFHLQPVEGVTVLAQLADAALGHNWGFYVIQFATVLLLALAANTSFGGLPVLMSLLARDNYLPHVFSLKADRQVHRHGVLALAGAAAALLLFSGGDVNALVPLYAIGVFVGFTICQVGMVRHWCAERSPGWRGKTLLNGFGALLTGISTIVVTAIKFTEGAWLIAIALPLLILAFEAVHRAYTRIGERLGLGRVPEPPRRDRSLVLVPVSHLSRLTCEALNAAVSLGNEVVAVTVTFDSPEDRQATEALRRDWELWNPGVELLELPAITRSVGPPIAAYIQDLTAHRPGAGSAGAGSGTRVTVLIPEVEPARLWQRLLQNQRGAVVAHAVRRDTDAVICRLRFRLEAARTL; translated from the coding sequence ATGTCGATGGTGTCCCGACCCGCACACCGGCCCGAGGAGCCCCCGGATCCGGCCACCCACGCCGTGGCCGCAGAGCCGGTCGCGCCCGAGGCCTCCGGGACGACTCCGGATACCGCTACTGCCAGCGCCACCGGGACGGCTCCCGACACCGCCACGGCCCACGGGACGGCTCCCGAAGCCGACGCCCGTCACCGCCTCACCGCGCTCCAGGGCCTGGCCGCCCTCTCCCTCGACACGATGGCCTCCGTCGCGTACGGCCCCGAGGCGATCGTGCTGGTCCTGGCCGCCGCGGGTGCCCGCGGGCTCGGCTTCACCCTGCCCATCACCCTCGCCATCGTCGCGCTGCTCGCCGTACTGGTCGCGTCCTACCGCCAGGTGATCGCCGCCTTCCCCGACGGGGGAGGTTCCTACACGGTGGCCAAAACCCGTCTGGGCCGCCGCACCGCCCTGGTTGCCGCCGCCTCCCTCATCCTCGACTACGTCCTGAACGTCGCGGTCTCCGTGACGGCCGGAGTGGCGGCGCTGACCAGCGCTCTGCCCTCCCTCTACGGCGACCGGCGGTGGATCTGCCTGGCGGTGCTGGTCCTCGTCACCGCCGTCAATCTGCGCGGCATCGCCGACTCGGCGAAGGCGTTCATCCTGCCCACGGCTGTCTTCGTCGGCGCGGTCCTTACGGTGATCGTCGTCGGCCTGTTCCGGGACGCGCCGGCCTCCACCGTCACCGCCGACGGCCATGCCTCCGTTCTCTCCCACAACGCGACCGCTGTCGGCGCCCTGCTCCTCCTCAAGGCGTTCGCGTCCGGCTGTTCCGCGCTGACCGGTGTGGAGGCCGTCGCCAACGCGGTACCTGCCTTCCGCGCGCCGGCCGCCAAGCGCGCACAGCGCACCGAAGTCGCACTGGGCGCGCTCCTCGGCATCATGCTCGTCGGCCTCGCCGTCCTCATCGGCCGCTTCCACCTCCAGCCGGTCGAGGGCGTCACCGTCCTCGCCCAGCTGGCGGACGCGGCGCTCGGCCATAACTGGGGTTTCTACGTCATCCAGTTCGCGACCGTGCTGCTGCTGGCCCTCGCCGCGAACACGTCCTTCGGCGGCTTGCCGGTCCTGATGAGCCTGCTCGCCCGGGACAACTACCTGCCGCATGTCTTCTCCCTGAAGGCGGACCGCCAAGTGCACCGCCACGGGGTACTCGCTCTGGCGGGAGCCGCCGCGGCCCTGCTCCTGTTCTCCGGCGGCGACGTCAACGCCCTCGTCCCTCTCTATGCCATCGGCGTCTTCGTCGGCTTCACCATCTGCCAGGTCGGCATGGTCCGGCACTGGTGCGCCGAGCGCTCCCCGGGCTGGCGCGGCAAGACGCTGCTGAACGGTTTCGGCGCCCTGCTCACGGGCATCTCGACCATCGTCGTCACGGCCATCAAGTTCACCGAAGGCGCCTGGCTGATCGCCATCGCCCTCCCCCTCCTCATCCTGGCCTTCGAGGCGGTGCACCGCGCCTACACCCGGATCGGTGAACGACTGGGCCTGGGCCGCGTCCCCGAACCGCCGCGCCGCGACCGCTCCCTCGTCCTCGTTCCCGTCTCCCACCTCTCCCGTCTGACCTGCGAGGCCCTCAATGCGGCGGTGTCCCTGGGCAATGAGGTGGTCGCGGTCACCGTCACCTTCGACAGCCCCGAGGACCGCCAGGCCACAGAGGCGCTGCGCCGCGACTGGGAACTCTGGAACCCGGGTGTGGAACTTCTCGAACTCCCCGCCATCACACGCTCCGTGGGACCGCCGATAGCCGCGTACATCCAGGACCTGACCGCACACCGGCCCGGGGCCGGGAGCGCGGGTGCCGGATCCGGCACCCGGGTCACCGTCCTGATCCCGGAGGTGGAACCCGCCCGCCTCTGGCAGCGGCTGCTCCAGAACCAGCGCGGCGCGGTCGTCGCCCACGCGGTGCGCCGCGACACGGACGCGGTCATCTGCCGGCTGCGCTTCCGCCTGGAGGCGGCCCGCACGTTGTAG
- a CDS encoding RDD family protein, producing the protein MYDRSFPQQQPQQPHHRKGQGQGQGQGQGQGQQNPYQQPYQPGPPPQQHQQGPPSQQQHRQGPPSQQPYGQQHPQQQHGQQPYGQPSHSQQQAQQYPYQQQPPVPHPQGPVSRAAAPHIPKAAGDMRRIGAVTLDGLLALTAFFIGFLVSSESDLPFAKALLITLGSGFGFGFLNHVVLARTAGASIGKFAARTRVIYEKTGARPRLARLFRRWLGGYLFIVLWAIAALMDSADGPDDFCGIRLIRYRDLRAAAEMQGR; encoded by the coding sequence ATGTACGACCGATCCTTTCCGCAGCAGCAGCCTCAGCAGCCACATCATCGGAAGGGGCAGGGGCAGGGGCAGGGGCAGGGGCAGGGGCAGGGGCAGCAGAACCCATATCAGCAGCCGTATCAGCCGGGTCCACCGCCCCAGCAGCACCAGCAAGGCCCGCCGTCTCAGCAGCAGCATCGGCAAGGCCCGCCGTCCCAGCAGCCGTACGGCCAACAGCACCCACAGCAGCAGCACGGCCAGCAGCCGTATGGCCAGCCGTCACACAGCCAGCAGCAGGCACAGCAGTATCCGTACCAGCAGCAACCGCCCGTTCCTCACCCGCAGGGACCCGTCTCCCGGGCGGCGGCCCCGCATATCCCCAAAGCCGCCGGCGACATGCGCCGCATCGGGGCGGTCACCCTCGACGGTTTGCTGGCCCTCACCGCCTTCTTCATCGGCTTCCTCGTCTCCTCGGAATCCGATCTGCCCTTCGCGAAAGCCCTGCTCATCACCCTCGGCAGCGGCTTCGGCTTCGGCTTCCTCAACCATGTGGTCCTGGCCCGGACAGCCGGCGCCAGCATCGGCAAGTTCGCCGCCCGCACCCGGGTGATCTACGAGAAGACCGGCGCACGCCCCCGCCTGGCCCGGCTGTTCCGCCGCTGGCTGGGTGGCTACCTCTTCATCGTCCTGTGGGCCATCGCCGCGCTGATGGACTCGGCGGACGGGCCGGACGACTTCTGCGGCATCCGCCTGATCCGTTACCGCGACCTGCGGGCGGCCGCCGAAATGCAGGGCAGGTAA
- a CDS encoding oxidoreductase gives MTRWNTSHIPDQTGRSAVVTGANSGIGYVTARELARRGARVLLACRNETRGAAALERLRSEVPTAEAEVRPLDLADLSSVRDFAAALDDFDGDRLDLLVNNAGVMALPYRTTADGFEMQFGTNHLGHFALTGLLLPRLLATPGARVVTVSSMMHAIANVALEDLNSVRKYGRWTAYGRSKSANLLFVHELTRRLAAAGSHVIAAASHPGYAATNLQATGPRMEGRRSAERVMELGNRLIAQSPEAGALGTLCAATAPHMKPDSFIGPRNGLRGAPASSFRAPWTKNDSISERLWTASEQLTDVRYDFPPPATS, from the coding sequence GTGACCCGGTGGAACACCAGCCACATTCCCGACCAGACCGGCCGCTCGGCAGTCGTCACGGGCGCCAACAGCGGCATCGGCTATGTCACCGCGCGCGAACTGGCGCGGCGCGGCGCCCGCGTGCTGCTGGCCTGCCGCAATGAGACGCGCGGTGCCGCCGCCTTGGAGCGGCTGCGTTCCGAAGTCCCCACCGCCGAGGCCGAGGTGCGGCCGCTCGACCTGGCCGACCTGTCGTCCGTACGGGACTTCGCCGCCGCCCTCGACGACTTCGACGGTGACCGCCTCGACCTGCTCGTCAACAACGCGGGCGTGATGGCGCTGCCGTACCGCACCACCGCCGACGGCTTCGAGATGCAGTTCGGCACCAACCACCTCGGACACTTCGCGCTGACCGGGCTGCTGTTGCCCAGGCTTCTGGCCACCCCCGGAGCGCGTGTCGTCACCGTCTCCAGCATGATGCACGCCATCGCCAACGTTGCTCTCGAAGACCTCAACAGCGTGCGCAAATACGGGCGTTGGACCGCCTACGGGCGGTCGAAAAGCGCAAATCTGCTCTTTGTTCATGAATTGACCCGGCGACTGGCAGCGGCCGGTTCGCACGTCATCGCGGCCGCCTCACACCCCGGCTACGCCGCCACGAATCTGCAGGCCACAGGCCCCCGGATGGAGGGCCGCCGGTCCGCCGAACGGGTCATGGAGCTCGGCAACCGCCTCATCGCCCAGTCCCCGGAGGCCGGCGCGCTGGGCACCCTCTGCGCGGCCACCGCCCCGCACATGAAACCGGACTCCTTCATCGGCCCGCGCAACGGCCTGCGCGGCGCCCCCGCCTCGTCCTTCCGCGCGCCGTGGACGAAGAACGACTCGATCTCCGAGCGGCTGTGGACCGCCTCGGAACAACTCACGGACGTCCGTTACGACTTCCCCCCGCCCGCTACGTCCTGA
- the nirD gene encoding nitrite reductase small subunit NirD, producing MTTAPTSDALTSDAAAPDAAKGSSHAATGSATGAHAPLAPDATSTVEVFGPEGWFAVCALDDLTPGRGVAALLPDGEQIALFVDRAGRAYAIANRDPFTGAYVLSRGLTGSAADRPFVASPLLKQRFDLATGECLDDPSVSVRAYQVRVR from the coding sequence ATGACCACCGCACCGACCTCTGACGCACTGACCTCTGACGCAGCGGCCCCTGATGCCGCGAAGGGGTCTTCTCATGCCGCTACGGGATCCGCTACGGGCGCCCACGCCCCGCTTGCCCCGGACGCCACCTCCACGGTCGAGGTCTTCGGCCCCGAGGGCTGGTTCGCGGTCTGCGCGCTGGACGACCTCACGCCGGGGCGCGGCGTCGCCGCCCTGCTCCCGGACGGTGAACAGATCGCGCTGTTCGTCGACCGCGCCGGCCGTGCGTACGCGATCGCCAACCGCGATCCGTTCACCGGCGCGTATGTCCTCTCCCGCGGCCTGACGGGATCCGCCGCCGACCGCCCGTTCGTGGCATCACCGCTGCTCAAGCAGCGTTTCGACCTGGCGACCGGGGAGTGCCTGGACGACCCGTCGGTCTCGGTCCGGGCGTATCAGGTGCGGGTTCGTTGA